A section of the Streptomyces sp. NBC_00178 genome encodes:
- a CDS encoding class I SAM-dependent methyltransferase, with protein sequence MTPTLVRHHRYADPSDPVDAGTRARDWAEIQERMLAPLYEAVYARLEVGSGTRMLSLDCGSGLALLIAASRGARVTGVDGDRERLALARERLLAGTGQESGGGAPRARLVDSVAAAAEDLPAPYNLLTAFQPIGCADGDSEGLAPALASAVPLAARGTTVVLAGWGPPERCATAPVLRVAARLTESARAPRPQAGWRPASRDDLEDVAARAGLKPDGSGRVSCPFGYADVDSAVRGLLSTGLFDAAVRATDRAQVEKEVAEALHPHLRADGTVWMPNVFRYLVCVT encoded by the coding sequence ATGACACCAACGCTCGTCCGGCACCACAGGTACGCGGACCCGTCCGATCCGGTGGACGCCGGTACCCGCGCCCGTGACTGGGCCGAGATCCAGGAGCGCATGCTCGCGCCCCTCTACGAGGCGGTGTACGCGCGCCTGGAGGTGGGTTCCGGCACGCGGATGCTCTCCCTCGACTGCGGCTCCGGGCTCGCGCTGCTGATCGCGGCGTCACGCGGGGCGCGCGTCACCGGCGTCGACGGCGACCGCGAGCGGCTCGCCCTGGCCCGGGAACGCCTCCTGGCCGGCACGGGGCAGGAATCCGGCGGCGGTGCCCCGAGGGCCAGGCTCGTGGACAGCGTGGCGGCGGCCGCCGAGGACCTCCCGGCGCCGTACAACCTGCTGACCGCCTTCCAGCCGATCGGCTGCGCGGACGGTGACTCCGAGGGGCTGGCGCCCGCGCTGGCGTCGGCGGTGCCGCTGGCCGCGCGCGGGACCACGGTGGTGCTGGCCGGCTGGGGCCCGCCGGAGCGGTGCGCGACGGCTCCGGTCCTGAGGGTCGCGGCCCGGCTCACCGAGTCCGCGCGCGCGCCGCGTCCGCAGGCCGGCTGGCGGCCGGCGTCGCGGGACGATCTGGAGGACGTGGCGGCCCGGGCGGGACTGAAGCCGGACGGCTCGGGGCGGGTGTCCTGCCCGTTCGGCTACGCGGACGTGGACAGCGCCGTGCGCGGCCTGCTGTCGACCGGCCTGTTCGACGCCGCCGTACGCGCGACGGACCGTGCCCAGGTCGAGAAGGAGGTCGCGGAGGCCCTGCACCCGCACCTGCGGGCCGACGGCACCGTGTGGATGCCGAACGTCTTCCGCTACCTGGTGTGCGTGACCTGA
- the rpsP gene encoding 30S ribosomal protein S16: protein MAVKIKLKRLGKIRSPHYRIVVADSRTRRDGRAIEEIGLYHPVQNPSRIEVNAERAQYWLSVGAQPTEPVLAILKLTGDWQAHKGLPAPAPLLQPEPKADKRALFEALTTDGDEAKGEAITQKAKKSDKKADEAADAAASTESTEA, encoded by the coding sequence GTGGCAGTCAAGATCAAGCTGAAGCGTCTGGGCAAGATCCGTTCGCCTCACTACCGCATCGTCGTCGCCGACTCCCGTACCCGCCGTGACGGCCGGGCCATCGAGGAGATCGGCCTGTACCACCCGGTGCAGAACCCTTCCCGCATCGAGGTCAACGCGGAGCGCGCGCAGTACTGGCTGTCCGTCGGCGCCCAGCCGACCGAGCCCGTCCTCGCGATCCTGAAGCTCACCGGTGACTGGCAGGCCCACAAGGGTCTCCCGGCCCCCGCGCCGCTCCTGCAGCCGGAGCCCAAGGCTGACAAGCGCGCCCTGTTCGAGGCTCTGACCACGGACGGCGACGAGGCCAAGGGTGAGGCCATCACCCAGAAGGCCAAGAAGTCGGACAAGAAGGCGGACGAGGCGGCCGACGCTGCCGCGTCCACCGAGTCGACCGAGGCCTGA
- the rimM gene encoding ribosome maturation factor RimM (Essential for efficient processing of 16S rRNA), protein MQLVVARIGRAHGIKGEVTVEVRTDEPELRLGPGAVLATEPAHVGPLAIETGRVHSGRLLLRFEGVRDRTAAEALRNTLLIAEVDPAELPEDPEEFYDHQLMDLDVVLADGTEIGRITEITHLPSQDLFIVERPDGSEVMIPFVEEIVTEIDLEEQRAVITPPPGLIDESEAVVASARDEDGADDEAADDDDAADDGKKDGA, encoded by the coding sequence GTGCAGTTGGTAGTTGCGCGGATCGGCCGCGCCCATGGCATCAAGGGCGAGGTCACCGTCGAGGTGCGCACCGACGAGCCCGAGCTCCGGCTCGGGCCCGGCGCCGTGCTGGCCACCGAGCCCGCCCACGTGGGGCCGCTGGCCATCGAGACCGGCCGGGTGCACAGCGGGAGGCTGCTGCTGCGGTTCGAGGGCGTGCGCGACCGCACGGCCGCCGAGGCGCTGCGCAACACCCTGCTGATCGCCGAGGTGGACCCCGCGGAACTCCCCGAGGACCCCGAGGAGTTCTACGACCACCAGCTGATGGACCTCGACGTCGTCCTGGCCGACGGCACCGAGATCGGCCGGATCACGGAGATCACGCACCTGCCCTCGCAGGACCTCTTCATCGTGGAACGCCCCGACGGCAGCGAGGTGATGATCCCCTTCGTCGAGGAGATCGTCACCGAGATCGACCTGGAGGAGCAGCGCGCCGTCATCACGCCGCCGCCCGGTCTGATCGACGAGAGCGAGGCGGTCGTCGCGTCCGCGCGTGACGAGGACGGCGCCGACGACGAGGCCGCGGACGACGACGACGCCGCGGACGACGGGAAGAAGGACGGCGCCTGA
- a CDS encoding ammonium transporter, which translates to MPPGITTLAADAPELSAANTGFMLICTALVMLMTPGLAFFYGGMVRVKSTLNMLMMSFISLGIVTILWVLYGFSLAFGTDAGSVIGWSSDYVGLSGIGVTELWDGYTIPVYVFAVFQLMFAVLTPALISGALADRVKFTSWALFITLWVTVVYFPVAHWVWGAGGWLFELGVIDFAGGTAVHINAGAAALGVILVIGKRVGFKKDPMRPHSLPLVMLGAALLWFGWFGFNAGSWLGNDDGVGAVMFVNTQVATGAAVLGWLAYEKVRHGSFTTLGAASGAVAGLVAITPAGGAVSPLGAIAIGVIAGVVCAMAVGLKYRFGYDDSLDVVGVHLVGGVLGSLLIGFFATGGVQSDAKGLFYGGGLDQLGKQAVGVFAVLAYSLVVSAVLALILDRTVGMRVSEDDEISGIDQVEHAETAYDFSGAGGGSAPRTAASAPGNGATPTNKKVDA; encoded by the coding sequence ATGCCCCCAGGCATCACGACGCTTGCCGCAGACGCCCCCGAGCTGTCTGCCGCCAACACAGGGTTCATGCTCATCTGCACCGCTCTGGTGATGCTCATGACCCCGGGCCTGGCCTTCTTCTACGGAGGCATGGTCCGCGTCAAGAGCACCCTGAACATGCTGATGATGAGTTTCATCAGCCTCGGGATCGTCACGATCCTGTGGGTCCTCTACGGATTCAGTCTCGCGTTCGGCACCGACGCCGGCTCCGTCATCGGATGGAGCTCGGACTACGTCGGCCTCAGCGGCATCGGGGTCACCGAGCTGTGGGACGGCTACACCATCCCGGTGTACGTCTTCGCGGTCTTCCAGCTGATGTTCGCCGTCCTGACCCCCGCCCTCATCAGCGGCGCCCTCGCGGACCGCGTCAAGTTCACGTCCTGGGCCCTGTTCATCACCCTGTGGGTCACGGTGGTCTACTTCCCGGTCGCCCACTGGGTCTGGGGCGCCGGCGGCTGGCTCTTCGAGCTGGGCGTCATCGACTTCGCCGGTGGTACGGCCGTCCACATCAACGCGGGTGCCGCCGCCCTCGGCGTCATCCTCGTCATCGGCAAGCGGGTCGGCTTCAAGAAGGACCCGATGCGGCCGCACAGCCTGCCGCTCGTCATGCTCGGCGCGGCCCTCCTGTGGTTCGGCTGGTTCGGCTTCAACGCCGGCTCGTGGCTCGGCAACGACGACGGCGTCGGTGCCGTCATGTTCGTCAACACCCAGGTCGCCACCGGTGCGGCGGTGCTCGGCTGGCTCGCCTACGAGAAGGTCCGCCACGGCTCCTTCACCACCCTCGGCGCCGCCTCCGGCGCCGTCGCCGGCCTCGTCGCCATCACCCCCGCGGGCGGCGCGGTCAGCCCGCTCGGCGCCATCGCGATCGGTGTCATCGCCGGTGTCGTGTGCGCCATGGCGGTCGGCCTGAAGTACAGGTTCGGCTACGACGACTCCCTCGACGTCGTCGGCGTCCACCTCGTCGGCGGTGTCCTCGGCTCCCTGCTCATCGGCTTCTTCGCCACCGGCGGAGTGCAGTCCGACGCCAAGGGCCTCTTCTACGGCGGCGGACTCGACCAGCTCGGCAAGCAGGCCGTCGGCGTCTTCGCGGTCCTCGCGTACTCTCTGGTCGTCTCCGCCGTCCTGGCCCTCATCCTCGACAGGACCGTCGGGATGCGCGTCAGCGAGGACGACGAGATCTCCGGCATCGACCAGGTCGAGCACGCCGAGACCGCCTACGACTTCAGCGGGGCCGGCGGCGGCTCCGCCCCGCGCACCGCGGCATCGGCGCCCGGCAACGGTGCAACCCCGACGAACAAGAAGGTGGACGCATGA
- a CDS encoding P-II family nitrogen regulator has protein sequence MKLITAVVKPHRLDEIKEALQAFGVQGLTVTEASGYGRQRGHTEVYRGAEYTVDLVPKIRIEVLVEDEDAEQLIDVVVKAARTGKIGDGKVWSVPVETAIRVRTGERGPDAL, from the coding sequence ATGAAGCTCATCACCGCAGTCGTGAAGCCGCACCGGCTGGACGAGATCAAGGAGGCCCTCCAGGCCTTCGGCGTCCAGGGCCTCACGGTCACGGAGGCCAGCGGCTACGGGCGTCAGCGCGGCCACACCGAGGTCTACCGGGGCGCCGAGTACACCGTCGACCTCGTCCCCAAGATCCGCATCGAGGTGCTGGTCGAGGACGAGGACGCCGAACAGCTCATCGACGTCGTCGTCAAGGCCGCAAGGACGGGCAAGATCGGTGACGGAAAGGTCTGGAGCGTCCCGGTCGAGACCGCCATCCGCGTACGGACGGGCGAACGCGGCCCGGACGCACTCTGA
- the trmD gene encoding tRNA (guanosine(37)-N1)-methyltransferase TrmD: MRLDVVTIFPEYLEPLNVSLVGKARARGSLDVHVHDLREWTHDRHNTVDDTPYGGGPGMVMKTGPWGEALDDALADGYEAGAHSPVLVVPTPSGRPFTQELAVELSERPWLIFAPARYEGIDRRVTDEYATRMPVVEVSIGDYVLAGGEAAVLVITEAVARLLPGVLGNAESHRDDSFAPGAMADLLEGPVYTKPPEWRGRGIPDVLLSGHHGRIARWRRDEAFRRTALNRPDLIERCEATGFDKKDREILSILGWSPEPGGRFWRRPQAVEE; encoded by the coding sequence ATGCGGCTCGACGTCGTCACGATCTTCCCCGAGTACCTCGAACCCCTGAACGTCTCCCTGGTCGGCAAGGCGCGCGCCCGGGGCAGCCTCGACGTGCACGTCCACGACCTGCGTGAGTGGACCCACGACCGGCACAACACCGTGGACGACACCCCGTACGGCGGCGGCCCCGGCATGGTCATGAAGACCGGCCCCTGGGGTGAGGCCCTGGACGACGCGCTGGCCGACGGATACGAGGCCGGGGCGCACTCCCCGGTGCTCGTGGTGCCCACACCCAGCGGGCGGCCGTTCACCCAGGAGCTCGCCGTGGAACTGTCGGAGCGGCCGTGGCTGATCTTCGCCCCGGCCCGTTACGAGGGCATCGACCGCCGGGTGACGGACGAGTACGCGACCCGGATGCCCGTCGTCGAGGTCTCCATCGGGGACTACGTACTCGCCGGCGGGGAAGCGGCCGTCCTGGTGATCACGGAGGCGGTGGCCCGGCTGCTCCCCGGAGTGCTCGGCAACGCCGAGTCGCACCGGGACGACTCCTTCGCGCCCGGCGCCATGGCCGACCTCCTCGAAGGCCCGGTCTACACGAAGCCCCCCGAGTGGCGTGGCCGCGGCATCCCGGACGTGCTGCTGAGCGGACACCACGGGCGCATCGCCCGCTGGCGGCGGGACGAGGCGTTCCGCCGCACCGCGCTCAACCGGCCGGACCTCATCGAGCGTTGCGAGGCGACCGGCTTCGACAAGAAGGACCGCGAGATCCTCTCCATCCTCGGCTGGTCCCCGGAGCCCGGCGGCCGATTTTGGCGCAGGCCGCAGGCCGTGGAAGAATAG
- a CDS encoding RNA-binding protein, whose amino-acid sequence MLEEALEHLVKGIVDNPDDVQVASRDLRRGRVLEVRVHPDDLGKVIGRNGRTARALRTVVGAIGGRGIRVDLVDVDQVR is encoded by the coding sequence ATGCTCGAGGAGGCTCTTGAGCACCTCGTGAAGGGCATCGTCGACAACCCCGACGATGTGCAGGTCGCCTCGCGCGATCTGCGCCGTGGACGCGTGCTGGAGGTCCGGGTTCACCCCGACGACCTCGGCAAGGTGATCGGCCGCAACGGCCGCACCGCGCGCGCCCTGCGTACCGTCGTGGGTGCCATCGGTGGACGTGGAATCCGGGTCGACCTCGTCGACGTGGACCAGGTTCGCTGA
- a CDS encoding [protein-PII] uridylyltransferase — MTSTEVTTESEDSGPSGYAAARLRLLQEQARSGPPRRAALARLTDDWLTGLFTTAARRAGIRGAALVAVGGYGRGELSPRSDLDLLLLHDGTADASAVAALADGIWYPVWDLGLALDHSVRTPGEARGTATDDLKVQLGLLDARPVAGDIGLVAGLRTAILADWRNQAPKRLPALDELCRERAERMGELQFLLEPDLKEARGGLRDATALRAVAASWVADAPREGLAEARRTLLDARDALHLTTGRATDRLALQEQDQVAGALGLLDADALLRQVYEAARTVSYATDVTWREVNRVLRSRSARPRLRSLLGGGAKAAPERTPLADGVVEADGEVVLARTARPERDPVLTLRAAAAAAEAGLPLSRHLVRHLGTAAQPLPVPWPSRAREELVTLLGAGEATVGVWEALESEGIITRLLPDWERVHCRPQRNPVHTWTVDRHLVETAVRASHLTRRVGRPDLLLVAALLHDIGKGWPGDHSVAGEVIARDMAARIGFDKQDTGVVAALVRHHLLLIDTATRRDLDDPATVRSVATAVGSASTLELLHALTEADALATGPAAWSTWRASLVADLVGRVAALLAGEEPPVPEPLAPSAEQERLAVEALRTGEPVLSLHTRPEAPSQDGEPEPVGVELLIALPDRPGVLPAAAGVLALHRLTVRAADLRAVELPTELGDTADLLVLSWRVAAEYGSLPQAARLRADLVRALDGSLDIRARLAEREAAYPRRRGVKAPPPRVTVAAAGSRLATVIEVRAQDAPGLLHRIGRALERSAVRVRSAHVSTLGANAVDAFYVTDTEGAPLRPERAAEVAGEVEKELG; from the coding sequence GTGACGAGCACCGAAGTGACCACCGAATCCGAGGACTCGGGACCCAGCGGCTACGCGGCGGCCCGGCTGCGCCTCCTCCAGGAGCAGGCGCGGTCCGGGCCGCCGCGCCGTGCGGCCCTCGCCCGGCTCACCGACGACTGGCTGACCGGGCTCTTCACCACGGCCGCCCGGCGGGCAGGCATCCGGGGCGCGGCCCTCGTCGCCGTCGGCGGATACGGCCGCGGCGAACTCTCCCCCCGCAGCGACCTCGACCTCCTGCTCCTGCACGACGGCACCGCCGACGCCTCGGCGGTCGCCGCCCTCGCCGACGGGATCTGGTACCCCGTCTGGGACCTCGGCCTCGCCCTCGACCACTCCGTACGCACCCCCGGCGAGGCGCGCGGCACCGCGACGGACGACCTCAAGGTCCAGCTCGGGCTGCTCGACGCGCGCCCCGTCGCCGGTGACATCGGCCTCGTCGCGGGACTGCGGACCGCGATCCTCGCCGACTGGCGGAACCAGGCCCCCAAGCGCCTGCCGGCCCTCGACGAACTCTGCCGCGAGCGCGCCGAACGCATGGGCGAGCTGCAGTTCCTCCTCGAACCCGATCTCAAGGAGGCCCGCGGAGGCCTCCGCGACGCGACCGCCCTGCGCGCCGTCGCGGCGTCCTGGGTCGCCGACGCCCCCCGCGAGGGGCTCGCCGAGGCCCGGCGCACCCTGCTCGACGCCCGCGACGCGCTCCACCTCACGACCGGACGGGCCACCGACCGCCTCGCCCTGCAGGAACAGGACCAGGTCGCCGGGGCCCTCGGCCTCCTCGACGCCGACGCCCTGCTGCGCCAGGTGTACGAGGCCGCGCGGACCGTCTCGTACGCCACCGACGTCACCTGGCGCGAGGTCAACCGCGTCCTGCGCTCCCGCTCGGCGCGCCCCCGGCTGCGGAGCCTCCTCGGCGGTGGCGCCAAGGCCGCCCCCGAGCGCACGCCGCTCGCCGACGGGGTCGTGGAGGCGGACGGCGAGGTCGTCCTCGCCCGCACCGCCCGCCCGGAGCGCGACCCCGTGCTCACCCTCCGCGCGGCGGCGGCCGCCGCCGAGGCCGGACTGCCGCTCTCCCGCCACCTCGTGCGCCACCTGGGCACCGCCGCCCAGCCGCTGCCCGTGCCGTGGCCGTCCCGGGCCCGCGAGGAACTCGTCACCCTGCTCGGCGCCGGCGAGGCGACCGTCGGGGTCTGGGAGGCCCTCGAATCGGAGGGCATCATCACCCGGCTGCTGCCCGACTGGGAGCGGGTCCACTGCCGGCCGCAGCGCAACCCCGTCCACACCTGGACCGTCGACCGCCACCTCGTCGAGACGGCCGTCCGGGCGTCCCACCTCACCCGCCGGGTCGGCCGCCCCGACCTGCTCCTCGTCGCGGCCCTGCTGCACGACATCGGCAAGGGCTGGCCGGGGGACCACTCCGTGGCGGGCGAGGTCATCGCCCGCGACATGGCCGCCCGCATCGGCTTCGACAAGCAGGACACCGGCGTCGTGGCCGCACTCGTACGCCATCACCTGCTGCTCATCGACACGGCCACCCGCCGCGACCTGGACGACCCGGCGACCGTGCGCTCCGTCGCCACCGCCGTCGGCAGTGCCTCCACCCTGGAACTCCTGCACGCGCTGACCGAGGCCGACGCACTGGCCACCGGCCCCGCCGCCTGGAGCACCTGGCGCGCCTCGCTCGTCGCCGACCTCGTCGGGCGCGTCGCCGCGCTTCTCGCCGGGGAGGAGCCGCCCGTGCCGGAACCGCTCGCTCCCAGCGCCGAGCAGGAGCGCCTGGCCGTCGAGGCCCTGCGCACCGGCGAACCCGTGCTGTCCCTGCACACCCGGCCGGAAGCGCCCTCCCAGGACGGTGAACCCGAGCCCGTCGGGGTCGAACTGCTCATCGCCCTGCCCGACCGCCCCGGAGTGCTGCCCGCGGCCGCCGGGGTGCTCGCGCTGCACCGACTCACCGTCCGCGCCGCCGACCTGCGGGCCGTCGAGCTCCCCACCGAACTGGGGGACACGGCCGACCTGCTGGTGCTCAGCTGGCGCGTCGCCGCCGAGTACGGGTCGCTCCCGCAGGCCGCCAGGCTCCGCGCCGACCTCGTACGGGCCCTGGACGGCTCCCTCGACATCCGGGCCAGGCTCGCCGAACGCGAGGCCGCCTATCCCCGGCGGCGCGGCGTGAAGGCCCCGCCGCCCCGGGTCACCGTCGCCGCGGCCGGATCGCGGCTGGCCACGGTCATCGAGGTCCGTGCCCAGGACGCCCCGGGGCTGCTGCACCGGATCGGCCGGGCGCTGGAGCGGAGCGCGGTGCGGGTGCGCAGCGCCCACGTCTCCACCCTCGGGGCGAACGCGGTGGACGCCTTCTACGTCACGGACACCGAAGGCGCGCCGCTGCGCCCGGAGCGGGCCGCCGAAGTGGCCGGCGAGGTCGAGAAGGAGCTGGGCTGA
- the rplS gene encoding 50S ribosomal protein L19, with amino-acid sequence MTSLLDGVNAASLRTDLPAFRPGDTVNVHVRVIEGNRSRIQQFKGVVIRRQGSGVSETFTVRKVSFSVGVERTFPVHSPIFEKIELVTRGDVRRAKLYFLRELRGKAAKIKEKRDR; translated from the coding sequence ATGACTTCCCTGCTCGATGGCGTCAACGCCGCCTCGCTCCGCACCGACCTCCCGGCGTTCCGTCCGGGTGACACCGTCAACGTCCACGTGCGCGTGATCGAGGGCAACCGCTCCCGTATCCAGCAGTTCAAGGGCGTCGTCATCCGCCGCCAGGGCTCGGGCGTCAGCGAGACCTTCACGGTCCGCAAGGTCTCCTTCAGCGTCGGCGTCGAGCGCACCTTCCCGGTGCACAGCCCGATCTTCGAGAAGATCGAGCTCGTCACCCGCGGTGACGTCCGTCGCGCCAAGCTGTACTTCCTCCGTGAGCTCCGCGGCAAGGCCGCGAAGATCAAGGAGAAGCGCGACCGCTGA
- the ffh gene encoding signal recognition particle protein, with translation MFDTLSDRLSATFKNLRGKGRLSEADIDATAREIRIALLEADVALPVVRAFIANIKERARGAEVSQSLNPAQQVVKIVNEELVGILGGETRRLRFAKNPPTVIMLAGLQGAGKTTLAGKLGLWLKSQGHSPLLVACDLQRPNAVNQLSVVADRAGVAVYAPEPGNGVGDPVKVAKDSIEFAKAKVHDIVIVDTAGRLGIDEELMRQAADIRDAVSPDEILFVVDAMIGQDAVNTAEAFRDGVGFDGVVLSKLDGDARGGAALSIAHVTGKQIMFASNGEKLEDFDAFHPDRMASRILDMGDLLTLIEQAEKTFSQEEAAKMASKLASSKGKDFTLDDFLAQMEQVRKMGSISKLLGMLPGMGQIKDQINNIDERDVDRTAAIIKSMTPKERAEPTLINGSRRARIAKGSGVEVSAVKNLVERFFEARKMMSKMAQGGGMPGMPGMPGMGGGPGRQKKQVKQAKGKRKSGNPMKRKAEEQAEAARREQAAQGGAFNLPAQEQKNFELPDEFKKFMG, from the coding sequence GTGTTCGATACTCTCTCCGACCGCCTTAGCGCGACTTTCAAGAACCTCAGGGGCAAGGGCCGCTTGTCCGAGGCTGACATCGACGCCACGGCTCGCGAGATCCGTATCGCCCTGCTCGAGGCCGATGTCGCCCTCCCCGTGGTGCGCGCGTTCATCGCCAACATCAAGGAGCGGGCGCGCGGCGCCGAGGTCTCCCAGTCGCTGAACCCCGCCCAGCAGGTCGTCAAGATCGTCAACGAGGAGCTCGTCGGCATCCTCGGCGGCGAGACCCGTCGGCTGAGGTTCGCGAAGAACCCGCCCACCGTGATCATGCTCGCGGGTCTGCAGGGTGCGGGCAAGACCACCCTCGCCGGAAAGCTGGGTCTCTGGCTCAAGTCCCAGGGCCACTCCCCGCTGCTCGTCGCGTGCGACCTCCAGCGCCCCAACGCGGTCAACCAGCTGAGCGTCGTCGCCGACCGCGCGGGTGTCGCGGTGTACGCGCCGGAGCCGGGCAACGGCGTGGGCGACCCGGTCAAGGTCGCCAAGGACTCCATCGAGTTCGCCAAGGCCAAGGTCCACGACATCGTCATCGTCGACACCGCCGGCCGCCTCGGCATCGACGAGGAACTGATGCGGCAGGCCGCCGACATCCGTGACGCCGTCAGCCCCGACGAGATCCTCTTCGTCGTCGACGCGATGATCGGCCAGGACGCGGTCAACACGGCCGAGGCGTTCCGGGACGGCGTCGGCTTCGACGGCGTGGTGCTCTCCAAGCTCGACGGCGACGCCCGCGGTGGCGCCGCCCTGTCGATCGCCCACGTCACGGGCAAGCAGATCATGTTCGCGTCGAACGGTGAGAAGCTCGAGGACTTCGACGCCTTCCACCCCGACCGCATGGCGTCCCGCATCCTCGACATGGGTGACCTGCTCACCCTGATCGAGCAGGCGGAGAAGACCTTCAGCCAGGAAGAGGCCGCCAAAATGGCCTCCAAGCTGGCGTCGAGCAAGGGCAAGGACTTCACGCTCGACGACTTCCTGGCGCAGATGGAGCAGGTCAGGAAGATGGGCTCCATCTCCAAGCTGCTCGGCATGCTGCCCGGAATGGGGCAGATCAAGGACCAGATCAACAACATCGACGAGCGCGACGTGGACCGCACGGCCGCGATCATCAAGTCGATGACCCCGAAGGAGCGCGCCGAGCCCACGCTCATCAACGGCTCGCGCCGGGCGCGTATCGCCAAGGGTTCCGGTGTCGAGGTCTCCGCGGTGAAGAACCTCGTGGAGCGCTTCTTCGAGGCCCGCAAGATGATGTCGAAGATGGCCCAGGGCGGCGGCATGCCCGGGATGCCCGGCATGCCGGGCATGGGTGGCGGTCCCGGCCGTCAGAAGAAGCAGGTCAAGCAGGCCAAGGGCAAGCGCAAGAGCGGCAACCCGATGAAGCGCAAGGCCGAGGAGCAGGCCGAGGCGGCCCGCCGGGAGCAGGCGGCGCAGGGCGGGGCGTTCAACCTGCCCGCCCAGGAGCAGAAGAACTTCGAACTCCCCGACGAGTTCAAGAAGTTCATGGGCTGA